Proteins from a genomic interval of Lolium perenne isolate Kyuss_39 chromosome 1, Kyuss_2.0, whole genome shotgun sequence:
- the LOC127306117 gene encoding CDPK-related kinase 3: protein MGQCYAKNVHADGDEALGTTTISVSAAAGQEAAAGETATAGGVGRRSVRPSPAGTPRRGRAGATPARTSAAGSPWAASPLPEGIAPSPATSASTPRRFFRRPFPPPSPAKHIKASLARRLGRRSPAAAAGAKPPAEAPIPEHGAGAGGEADRDLDKSFGYDRSFAVKYELGKEVGRGHFGHTCLARARRGDMRGQVLAVKVISKAKMSTAISIEDVRREVKILKALSGHSNLVKFYDACEDGLNVYIIMELCEGGELLDRILSRGGRYPEEDAKVIIEQILSVVAFCHLQGVVHRDLKPENFLFSTRDEHAPMKLIDFGLSDFIRPDERLNDIVGSAYYVAPEVLHRSYSTEADMWSIGVITYILLCGSRPFWARTESGIFRSVLRADPNFDDSPWASISPEAKDFVKRLLNKDYRKRMTAAQALSHTWLREDESRPIPLDMLVFKLVKAYLRSTPFKRAALKALSRAITEDELIYIRTQYNLLQPSSKDGRICIENFRMALLQNSTDAMKESRALDILSALEPLAYRRMDFEEFLAATVSPYQLEASPRWEEIASTAFECFEQEGNRVITIEELAQEMNLSSAAYSIVRDWIRPSDGMLSFIGYTKFLHGLTMRSSNARRQH from the exons ATGGGACAGTGCTACGCCAAGAACGTACACGCCGACGGGGATGAGGCCCTGGGGACGACCACCATCTCGGTGTCCGCCGCGGCCGGGCAGGAGGCGGCCGCCGGTGAGACGGCCACGGCCGGAGGGGTAGGGAGGAGGAGCGTCAGGCCGTCGCCGGCCGGGACGCCGCGGAGGGGTAGGGCCGGCGCCACGCCGGCCAGGACTTCCGCGGCGGGGAGCCCCTGGGCGGCCAGCCCGCTCCCCGAGGGCATCGCGCCGTCGCCGGCCACGTCCGCCTCCACGCCCAGGCGCTTCTTCCGCCGCCCCTTCCCCCCGCCGTCCCCGGCCAAGCACATCAAGGCGTCCCTGGCGCGCCGCCTCGGCCGCCGCTCCCCGGCCGCTGCTGCCGGGGCCAAGCCGCCGGCCGAGGCCCCGATCCCGGAGCACGGGGCCGGCGCCGGAGGGGAGGCGGACAGGGACCTCGACAAGAGCTTCGGCTACGACCGCAGCTTCGCGGTCAAGTACGAGCTCGGCAAGGAGGTGGGTCGCGGCCACTTCGGCCACACCTGTCTTGCGCGTGCCCGCAGGGGGGACATGAGAGGCCAGGTCCTAGCTGTCAAGGTCATCTCCAAAGCAAAG ATGTCAACAGCAATATCGATTGAGGATGTGCGCAGAGAGGTGAAAATTCTGAAGGCTTTATCTGGACATTCGAATCTTGTCAAATTTTATGATGCATGTGAGGATGGCCTTAACGTCTACATCATCATGGA GTTGTGTGAAGGTGGGGAGTTATTGGACAGAATTTTGTCAAG AGGTGGGAGGTACCCTGAGGAAGATGCTAAAGTTATCATTGAACAAATATTAAGTGTAGTTGCTTTCTGCCATCTTCAGGGTGTTGTTCATCGTGATCTTAAGCCAGAG AATTTTCTATTCAGCACCAGAGATGAACATGCTCCTATGAAGCTCATCGATTTTGGCCTCTCTGACTTTATAAGGCCAG ATGAAAGGCTGAATGATATTGTTGGTAGTGCATACTATGTTGCTCCAGAAGTCTTACATAGGTCATATAGCACAGAAGCAGACATGTGGAGTATAGGTGTTATCACTTATATCTTGCTGTGTGGTAGCAGACCATTTTGGGCACGAACTGAATCAGGAATTTTCCGCTCAGTGCTGAGAGCTGATCCTAATTTTGATGATTCACCATGGGCATCAATATCTCCTGAAGCTAAAGACTTTGTCAAAAGACTTCTTAACAAGGATTACAGAAAAAGAATGACTGCTGCACAGGCACTCT CTCACACCTGGTTGCGAGAAGATGAGTCCCGCCCAATCCCTCTGGATATGTTAGTTTTTAAGCTGGTTAAGGCCTATCTTCGTTCCACGCCTTTCAAACGGGCAGCATTAAAG GCTCTGTCTAGAGCAATAACAGAAGATGAGCTTATCTACATCAGAACACAATACAACTTGTTACAACCAAGTAGCAAGGACGGCCGAATATGTATTGAGAACTTCAGGATG GCTCTTCTACAAAACTCTACTGACGCTATGAAAGAATCTAGAGCTCTTGATATCTTAAGTGCC CTGGAGCCGCTTGCATATAGGAGAATGGACTTTGAGGAGTTCCTTGCAGCTACAGTCAGCCCTTACCAACTTGAGGCTTCACCAAGGTGGGAAGAAATTGCGAGCACCGCATTTGAGTGCTTCGAGCAGGAAGGCAACCGTGTCATCACAATTGAGGAGCTAGCACAG GAGATGAATCTTTCTTCTGCAGCGTATTCTATCGTCCGCGACTGGATTAGACCATCAGATGGAATGCTTAGCTTTATAGGCTACACCAAATTTTTGCATGGATTGACTATGCGGAGCAGCAACGCGAGGCGGCAACACTAA